The genomic stretch GCAACGTCGAAATCGAAAACGAGCTCGACATGGCGAGCAACCTTCAACAGTGTATTTTCCCCGTTACCTACCCGGAGATCGGGAAGTTCAGGTTCTCGGTCAAGTTCAAGCCCGTGGAGAAAATAAGCGGCGATTTCTTCGACTTCATGGTGTACGACGAAAACCATTTTTCATTTATTCTCGCCGACGTATCCGGCCATGGCCTGCCCGCGGCGTTGTATTCGGCCATGGTGAAAATGGCGATCACCTCGGTGGAGGAGCAAAACCTGAATCCCGCGGCGTTCATGGACGGGGTAAACCGGTTCCTTATCAATGCGCAGAAAAAAATGAGTTACAACTACGTGACCATATTCTATGGTTCGTTCGACCTGGACACGAAGAGGCTTCGCTACTGTAATGCGGGCATTCCTGCGCCGGTCATATTGAAATCGAGCGGCGATATCGTCATGCTTGACCCTAACGGCCCGTTTGTCGGAATTTTCGACACATCGATCTACATGGACGCGGAGGTCGCCATCGACACGGGCGATAAAATTCTTTTTTACACCGATGGCGTGTTCGAGTGTACTAATAAGGATGATAAGATCATGGGGCAGAAGATACTGTTCGAGTTGATAAAGAAGGTACAACAGTACGCAATGTCCGAAATCGTGACGTCACTTTTTGGCGAGGTGGAGAAGTTTTGCGGGGAGAACCGGTATAACGATGACATCACCCTGGTCGGGATGAGCTATTCCGATTTTCCTTAGGCATTCATTTATTGTATATTGAGTTGAGGGTGTTTACCGGCTTACCGGTGGAGGAGGCTTACATGAAATATGTGCATGACAATAGTATCTGGAAGGGATTCAGGGCGCTGGTGGTTGGACTTATCGTCCTGGCGGCATGTCCCGCGATGGCGTTAGAGGTTTCATTCCTGATAGGAGAGGTTTCGGTCCTGCGTGAGGGCGTATCGGTCCCCGCGAGCCTTTCCATGCCGTTGAATCCGGGCGACATGATCGTGACCGGCGCAGATGGACTGGTGACCCTGCATTATGCGGACGGGAGCGAGGTCAAGATTTCGGAGGGCACGACCCTCAGGGTAGGAAGCGCCGCCACGAAGGATGCCGATTCGATCTCGGTGATTTCGGGGTCGGTACTGACCGCCTTCCAGAAAATCTCGAAGGACGCCGAAGACCGGAAGGTATATACGCCCACCACGGTATGCGCCGTACGCGGCACGAAGTTCGCGGTCACGGTGAGCAAGGGGGCGGATTCCCGCGTTGACCTGAGCGAGGGTAAACTCGATGTTCACAATCCATACGGAAAGGTAGAAGTGAATCCCGACGAGGACGTAGAGGTGGGCGTGGGGGAGGAACCGGAAAAACAGGATCTCAAGGGCTCGACCAGGGACTGGAAAGCGGGCCGGGACCAGGAGTTCAGCAAGGATCCCAAGGAAAAGAGTTCCAAATTCAGGAAGTACGTAGGAACCCTGGGTGACAGGAGCGCGAAATCCTCCGACAATGCGGGCAAACTCAATTCAGGGATGGGGAAAGCCGGCAAGAGCAAGGCGGAACTCGAAAAAACGGGCGCTGAGATCGGCGAACTCGAGGAGAATATTAAAGACGACATGATGCTGAGCGACAACGCCACCTCG from Spirochaetota bacterium encodes the following:
- a CDS encoding response regulator, translated to MNNIGDRKFHIAIIDDDKSVNFLINRILEDEYAVSSYLSAEDALGAIELSAVDVVITDVNLPGMDGLELLRHIQEKDDNIPVILITGYTDIDTAISALKSGAFDFILKPFNTDQILISVQKALESRRLVVENRTLLKELTIKNSELEKLNLQIQTRNVEIENELDMASNLQQCIFPVTYPEIGKFRFSVKFKPVEKISGDFFDFMVYDENHFSFILADVSGHGLPAALYSAMVKMAITSVEEQNLNPAAFMDGVNRFLINAQKKMSYNYVTIFYGSFDLDTKRLRYCNAGIPAPVILKSSGDIVMLDPNGPFVGIFDTSIYMDAEVAIDTGDKILFYTDGVFECTNKDDKIMGQKILFELIKKVQQYAMSEIVTSLFGEVEKFCGENRYNDDITLVGMSYSDFP